The Sorangiineae bacterium MSr11954 DNA segment CGGCGCGGCCTTTCTCGTCTCGGAGGCGGCCGTCGAGAAGCGGCTGCAGCGCGGCAAGGCCAAGCTCGCGGAGGCGCGCTCGCTGCCGAGCATCGACGAGGGCCGCGTGGCCGCGCACCTCGGGGCCGTCCATCGCGCGCTCTATTTGCTTTTCAACGAGGGCTATCACGGTGCGCACCGCGAAGGATCGGTCCGCGAGGACCTTTGTGCCGAGGCCATTCACCTCACGTCCTTGCTGGCCACGAGCGACGCGACGAAGAAGCCCTCCACCTTCGCCCTGCTCGCCTTGATGTGTTTTGCCGGCGCGCGCCTGCCCGCGCGACGCGACACGAACGGGGAGCTGGTGGCGCTCGAGGACCAAGATCGCGCGCGCTGGGACCATGCGCTCGTCCGGCGGGCGCTCGCCGCGCTCGAGTCCGCGGCCGAGGGCGACGAGCTCACGGCCTACCACCTCGAGGCGGCCATCGCGTACGAGCACGCCGCCGCGTCGTCGCGCGCCGACACGCGATGGGACCGCATCGTGGCCTTGTACGAAGCGCTCATGCAGCTCGCGCCCTCGCCGGTGATCGCGCTCAATCACGCGATCGCCGTGGGGGAAGCGGAGGGCCCGGAGCGCGGTCTCGAGGCGCTCGAGGCCATCGATGACGCCGATCAGCTCGACGATTACCCCTTTCACGCGGCGGCGATGGGCGAGCTCTTGTTGCGCATGAACCGTCGCGCGGAGGCGCGGCGCGCCTTCGAAAAAGCGTGCGCGAAGGCCCGCACCCCCGACGAGAGACGGTGGTTCGCGACCCGCCTTCGCGCTTGCAGCGACGCTTGATGCGCGCGCGCCGAGAAGGCGCTACTTCAAATAGCCGTCGATGAAGTCAGTATAGAGATCCACGCGCGTGTAGTAGCCATACGAGACGCACGCTTGGAAGATGCTGTCCTGCCCGTACGACGTGACGCCCACGATGGTCTCCTTGCCGTCGACCTTCAGGAACGCAGGGCCGCCAGAGTCGCCGTGGCACGACTTCTTGGTCCGGGTGCCGGTCTCGATGACCGATTCGGTCACCTTGCGCAGAGGGACGGTCACCTCGCGTTTGACCCCGCCGCCGCTCCGCGTCCAGCCGTCGTCCCAGCCATAACCCACCAGGCGTACGTCCTTTCCTTCGTCGCTCGACGTGAGCGCGGCGCGGTTGAACGGCAATGGGGAGATCGCGGTCGCCTCCTCGAGGATCGCCACGCCGATGTCGTACGGTTGGTCCGCCGGCTTCGATCCATCGTATTGGGGGTGCGGGTGAACCTCTTTGACCGCGAGGTGCTCGGACGCCGCCGTATCCTGGGCCTTGGGGCCTGGGATGATCGTGTACACGGTACCCTCGCCCAAGGTGGCGGTGTCGATGCAGTGGGCGGCGGTGAGCACCACCGTCGGCGCGATCACTTCGCCCGTGCAGCCATACGACTTTCCGTCGGGGGTCTTCATTTGGAGGAAGACCACCGCAGGATCTCCGCGGTCCTCGACCCCGCCGATGATCGCGCTGCTCTCTCGCTCCGTCTCGTCGACCGCGCCTTGCGTTTGGGCGCTGCACCCCGCGGCCGAAAGCAACGCGGCCACCATCACGACTGCTCGTTTCATGTGCACCACTCCTTCATCGCACGCGGCAGCGCGCGAGAATGGATTGCATCGATTGCAATCACGACTTCGTCAATGGCCATGGCTCCGCAAGCGCGCTCGCAGCGGCTCGCGCGACCACCTCGCACGGCTGCAACACCACTCCGCGGAACCAGGCCGGATCGATTACCCTCCTGAGTGCAGGCTCGCGCGCGGGGTTATGAAACGAGCTTCACGAATTCGAAATGAAACGACGCTTCGTCGATTCATCGAAGGTCGCTCGATCCTGAAAAGAGCCGCCGGCGAAGGGATCGTCGCTCGATGGCGCCGGGCTCGTCCCACTTTGGAGCGCACGGACCGACACGGGTCCGCGATGCCGCTTTTCGCGCCGCGAAGCGCGCCCAGCCGGCTCTCGATGCATCATACATCTATAACGTCCGACCGTTTCGACTGCACGTGGGTGTGAGCCGGGGGCCGATAGCCACCTAGCAGATTTTGGGCGCGTGCACTGAGCTGCGCGGGCGCGGCCATGAGATCAGGAAGCGGCTCCCTCGCTGTGCAGCAGAGAAGTTCTGCGTTTCGATCTTTCTCAAAATGAGGAGAGAACTCCCATGAACCGACTTCGAAGTCTGGCCGTCGTTGCAGCGTCGGCGTCGATTGCATTCGCCGTGTCGGCGGGGTGCGGTGGTGTGAACGATTCGTCGCTGTCCAACGATCAGAACGGCGGCCTGAACGGCGGCGGTAAGCCGGGCATCGGCGGCGAGATCGATGACAAGGCGGCGCCGGTGGGGGACGATTTGAAGAAGTGTCTCACCTCGACGGCCAAGGGCACGCTCGCCGCGGTGAACCTGGTGACCATGTTCGATCAATCGGGGAGCATGGGCGATGACGGGACGCCGGCCGGGAACAACAAGCGAACGCGCTGGGATCCGGTCACCGCGGGCATGAAGGCGTTCTACTCGGATCCGGCGTCGGCGGGCATGAACGCGTCGCTCCAGTACTTTCCGTTGAACGATGGCAGCGGGCAGCCCGTTTGCTGGGACTATTTCTACTCGACGCCGGACGTCGCCCTCACGGGTCTTCCGAGCGCGGACCTGGTGCGCTCGATCGATCGGCACGGCCCGCTGGGCGGAACGCCGACCGATCCTGCGCTGCGGGGCGCCATCAACTACGCGAAGAGCGCGGCGCGCGCGCGGCCCATGGAGGCGACGGCCGTTCTGCTCGTGACCGATGGGGAGCCCAATAGCTGCAGCAGCACGGTCGACGGGGTGAGCGCCCTGGCCGCGGCGGGCTTCCGCGACACGCCCTCGATTCCAACGTACGTCATCGGCGTGGGGCCGCAGGCGGCGGCGGGCGGCGCCATCGACGTGATCGCCAAAGCCGGCGGCACCGGGCAAGGCATTCACGTGGACACCAACGATCCGGCCAAGACGACGCAAGATCTGGTGGCGGCGCTCAACAAAGTCCGCGGGCAAATCATCTCGTGCTCGTTCGGGATCCCCGCCCCCACCGACGGGAAGCAGCTCGACTTGGACGCCGTCAACGTCGTCTAC contains these protein-coding regions:
- a CDS encoding sigma-70 family RNA polymerase sigma factor, giving the protein MSDRRPHDVSDLELGNLFRREAGRMTSALARVFGVHNLPLVEDVVSDAILRALEVWKISGVPENPAAWLTAVAKNRAIDVLRREKTARTFEPALAAALSTEWALVPAVEEAFRDEVVKNEQLRMMFACCHAQLGEEVQVALVLHLLSGFGAREIGAAFLVSEAAVEKRLQRGKAKLAEARSLPSIDEGRVAAHLGAVHRALYLLFNEGYHGAHREGSVREDLCAEAIHLTSLLATSDATKKPSTFALLALMCFAGARLPARRDTNGELVALEDQDRARWDHALVRRALAALESAAEGDELTAYHLEAAIAYEHAAASSRADTRWDRIVALYEALMQLAPSPVIALNHAIAVGEAEGPERGLEALEAIDDADQLDDYPFHAAAMGELLLRMNRRAEARRAFEKACAKARTPDERRWFATRLRACSDA
- a CDS encoding trypsin-like serine protease, whose product is MKRAVVMVAALLSAAGCSAQTQGAVDETERESSAIIGGVEDRGDPAVVFLQMKTPDGKSYGCTGEVIAPTVVLTAAHCIDTATLGEGTVYTIIPGPKAQDTAASEHLAVKEVHPHPQYDGSKPADQPYDIGVAILEEATAISPLPFNRAALTSSDEGKDVRLVGYGWDDGWTRSGGGVKREVTVPLRKVTESVIETGTRTKKSCHGDSGGPAFLKVDGKETIVGVTSYGQDSIFQACVSYGYYTRVDLYTDFIDGYLK
- a CDS encoding VWA domain-containing protein, whose translation is MNRLRSLAVVAASASIAFAVSAGCGGVNDSSLSNDQNGGLNGGGKPGIGGEIDDKAAPVGDDLKKCLTSTAKGTLAAVNLVTMFDQSGSMGDDGTPAGNNKRTRWDPVTAGMKAFYSDPASAGMNASLQYFPLNDGSGQPVCWDYFYSTPDVALTGLPSADLVRSIDRHGPLGGTPTDPALRGAINYAKSAARARPMEATAVLLVTDGEPNSCSSTVDGVSALAAAGFRDTPSIPTYVIGVGPQAAAGGAIDVIAKAGGTGQGIHVDTNDPAKTTQDLVAALNKVRGQIISCSFGIPAPTDGKQLDLDAVNVVYTPTGGQPKTLNYSEKCDQGLGWHYDNRSAPKKIDLCNATCNTIRNDRSGQITIAYGCKTNVKIN